One segment of Pseudomonadota bacterium DNA contains the following:
- a CDS encoding MFS transporter, producing the protein MDKPDNTAGRTTALIITAMSAFLTPLSLATVNVALPSIGKEFSMNAISLSWVAMAYIVAAAIFLVPFGRLADIYGMKRVFLIGTCIFTLSSFFMGITGTPLMLIIFRVVQGIGAAMLFGTGVAILSHVFPLEERGRVLGINVASVYLGLSFGPFIGGILTQHLGWRSIFFLNVPLGIMIIVSTLWKLKGDWADSRGEKFDFIGSCIYSAMIFAIMYGFSHLTSASGIVIIVAGFAGAVFFVYREGKITTPILDIDLFKSNRAFALSNIAALINYSATFAVGFLLSLYLQYIKGLSPQAAGFVLVSQPIVMAAFSPLAGRVSDKVEPRIVASVGMALSALGLFLFVFITDTTPLWFIIMSLVILGFGFAFFSSPNVNAIMSSVERRFYGIASSVLSTMRLLGQTFSMSIVMLIFLLYIGKVEILPAHYPYFLKSVRAAFIFFGVLCIAGIFASLSRGKVRHDQEIEK; encoded by the coding sequence ATGGATAAACCCGATAATACCGCCGGTAGAACAACTGCCCTGATAATCACCGCAATGTCAGCCTTTCTTACACCGCTTTCTCTTGCTACAGTAAATGTAGCCCTGCCATCTATCGGCAAAGAATTTTCCATGAATGCAATTTCTTTAAGTTGGGTAGCAATGGCATACATCGTGGCTGCTGCAATCTTTCTTGTGCCCTTCGGGAGACTGGCGGATATATACGGGATGAAGAGGGTTTTTTTAATAGGTACATGCATTTTTACTCTTAGCTCGTTTTTTATGGGCATTACCGGTACGCCCCTCATGCTTATCATCTTCAGGGTTGTCCAGGGAATCGGCGCAGCAATGCTCTTCGGTACGGGAGTGGCCATACTCAGCCATGTGTTTCCCTTAGAGGAACGCGGCAGGGTTCTCGGGATCAATGTGGCATCAGTCTATCTGGGATTGTCTTTCGGTCCTTTTATCGGCGGTATACTGACGCAGCATCTTGGCTGGAGGAGTATATTTTTTCTGAATGTACCGCTGGGAATAATGATCATTGTCTCCACTCTGTGGAAGCTTAAAGGAGACTGGGCAGATTCAAGGGGGGAGAAGTTTGATTTTATCGGATCATGTATATATTCCGCTATGATCTTTGCTATCATGTACGGTTTTTCCCACCTTACCTCTGCTTCAGGCATTGTAATTATTGTTGCCGGCTTTGCCGGGGCAGTTTTTTTTGTCTACAGGGAAGGAAAAATAACAACCCCTATTCTGGATATAGACCTTTTCAAGTCCAATAGAGCTTTTGCGCTTTCGAACATAGCAGCCCTTATAAACTACAGCGCCACCTTTGCAGTAGGTTTTCTTTTAAGCCTTTATCTTCAATATATAAAGGGCCTCAGCCCGCAAGCTGCAGGTTTTGTGCTTGTATCTCAACCGATTGTTATGGCAGCTTTTTCACCCCTTGCCGGAAGGGTTTCCGACAAAGTGGAGCCGAGGATTGTTGCGTCTGTGGGCATGGCGCTATCGGCTCTTGGACTTTTCCTGTTTGTTTTTATAACCGATACAACACCCCTGTGGTTTATCATTATGAGCCTGGTAATATTGGGTTTTGGTTTTGCCTTTTTTTCATCTCCTAATGTTAATGCGATCATGAGCTCTGTGGAGCGCAGATTTTACGGGATAGCATCTTCTGTACTTTCTACAATGCGGCTTCTGGGACAAACGTTCAGCATGAGCATCGTCATGTTGATTTTTTTATTATATATCGGGAAAGTCGAGATTCTTCCTGCCCATTATCCGTACTTTTTAAAAAGTGTCCGTGCTGCTTTTATTTTTTTTGGAGTGCTCTGTATAGCAGGCATCTTTGCCTCCCTATCGCGAGGGAAAGTACGGCATGATCAGGAAATTGAAAAATAA
- a CDS encoding radical SAM protein: MRYEGAIYRPPSEADSLILQVTIGCSHNKCTFCGSFKDKKFRVRSFDEVKEDVDEAKVYARYIKRVFIADGDALIIPQKRLIPIVELINDAFPKLERIGVYGNTKSILKKSVEDLKALKELGVGIIYLGVESGDQVTLDRVCKGTVLDKTAEAAKRVKDAGIILSVTVLLGLAGVERSRIHAEETGKFLSRIDPDYAGALSIILVPGTPLAEEVRKGTFKAPDPYQLLEELAIMIENIDATHMFFASNHASNYLPVKAWLPEEKERTLNAIRHVLKQKDPSMLRPESMRAL, encoded by the coding sequence ATGAGGTACGAAGGTGCAATATACAGACCGCCCAGCGAGGCAGACAGTCTAATCCTGCAGGTAACTATAGGATGTTCTCATAATAAATGTACATTCTGCGGGTCTTTTAAAGATAAAAAATTCAGAGTAAGAAGCTTTGATGAAGTTAAAGAAGATGTTGATGAAGCCAAAGTATATGCAAGGTATATCAAAAGAGTCTTTATTGCTGACGGGGATGCCCTTATAATACCGCAGAAAAGGCTTATTCCCATAGTAGAGCTTATAAATGATGCTTTCCCGAAGCTTGAGAGAATAGGTGTTTACGGCAACACAAAATCCATTTTAAAAAAATCAGTGGAAGATCTGAAGGCACTGAAAGAACTCGGGGTAGGAATCATCTACCTTGGTGTGGAATCAGGGGATCAGGTCACACTTGACAGGGTATGTAAGGGGACTGTTCTGGACAAAACTGCTGAGGCAGCAAAAAGGGTAAAAGACGCGGGCATTATACTTTCGGTGACTGTGCTGCTGGGCCTTGCCGGGGTTGAACGAAGCAGGATACACGCTGAGGAGACAGGAAAATTCTTAAGCAGGATTGACCCTGATTATGCAGGCGCCCTGAGCATTATTCTGGTGCCGGGGACCCCGCTGGCAGAAGAAGTGAGAAAGGGCACATTCAAAGCCCCTGATCCTTATCAATTGCTTGAAGAACTGGCCATTATGATTGAAAATATCGATGCAACACATATGTTTTTTGCCTCCAACCATGCCTCAAATTACCTCCCTGTTAAGGCATGGCTTCCCGAAGAAAAAGAAAGGACTTTAAATGCAATCAGGCATGTCCTGAAACAAAAAGACCCCTCCATGCTGAGACCCGAATCCATGAGGGCTCTCTAA
- a CDS encoding NUDIX hydrolase, with product MKAKLFCSICASPLGKDVLEGKERQLCRKCGEIFYENPLPAAAVILLNHNREILLVKREREPSKGMWCLPIGFAEIGESIEDAALRELEEEAGVEGKIVQLVHVGSEYNSFYGDVLVVIFEVDKTGGEETAGDDAMDCRYFPIMNLPKLAFDSQEKAIQKFIELKRDLWSMRDSFDTFIEGTIHDKIVYPGNLLSDELVNIVQNNSKKIIELWFDEISSNPSTKAYRGFDKNELFSRAMFIIGQFEAWLKGTKSESEYKAFYQDLGFERQKDGIPLEDLISSLSLLKKHIWMFTYSFGIWDKMVDIYRMFELGERLVYFFDKAAFYTVMGYNRKDREDG from the coding sequence ATGAAGGCTAAACTGTTTTGCAGCATATGTGCGAGTCCTCTTGGCAAAGATGTGCTTGAAGGGAAGGAACGACAGTTATGCAGAAAATGCGGGGAGATATTTTATGAAAACCCCTTGCCTGCTGCAGCCGTTATTCTTCTGAACCATAACCGGGAAATACTCCTTGTAAAGAGGGAAAGGGAGCCATCCAAAGGCATGTGGTGCCTGCCCATAGGGTTTGCTGAAATCGGTGAAAGCATAGAAGACGCCGCGCTCAGGGAACTCGAGGAGGAGGCCGGTGTAGAGGGAAAGATTGTCCAGCTTGTACATGTAGGGTCAGAATATAATTCCTTTTACGGCGATGTCCTTGTAGTGATATTTGAAGTAGACAAAACAGGCGGGGAAGAGACAGCAGGCGATGATGCGATGGATTGCCGGTATTTCCCGATCATGAACCTCCCTAAGCTTGCCTTTGATTCTCAGGAAAAGGCGATCCAGAAGTTTATTGAACTCAAAAGAGACCTCTGGAGCATGCGCGACTCCTTCGATACTTTTATCGAGGGCACGATACATGACAAAATCGTCTACCCCGGGAACCTCCTGTCCGATGAGCTTGTGAATATTGTTCAAAACAATTCGAAAAAGATTATCGAACTCTGGTTTGACGAAATATCGTCGAATCCGTCTACAAAGGCATACCGTGGTTTTGATAAAAATGAGCTGTTTTCAAGGGCCATGTTCATAATTGGCCAATTCGAGGCATGGTTAAAGGGGACAAAAAGCGAAAGCGAATATAAGGCATTCTATCAGGATCTCGGGTTTGAAAGACAAAAAGACGGCATCCCCCTTGAAGACCTCATAAGTTCTTTGAGTCTGCTCAAGAAACACATATGGATGTTCACCTATTCTTTTGGGATATGGGATAAAATGGTTGATATCTACCGTATGTTTGAGCTTGGCGAGCGACTCGTCTATTTTTTTGATAAAGCAGCATTTTATACTGTTATGGGCTACAACCGGAAGGACCGGGAGGATGGATAA
- a CDS encoding thioesterase family protein: protein MNNPKKSEKVKDFETIDMTVRVRYADTDKMGIVYHGTYPVYFEVGRSEYIRKKGFTYRDFEEMGYQLVVVELEARYYGSATYDDLITVRTGISELKSRGLTFHYEIYKNGNMIVEGRTKHICLNAGKKPVLIPSPLVEILKDVKPR from the coding sequence ATGAATAACCCGAAAAAATCGGAAAAGGTCAAGGATTTTGAAACTATTGACATGACTGTTCGCGTAAGGTATGCGGATACGGACAAGATGGGAATCGTATATCACGGAACATACCCCGTATATTTTGAGGTTGGAAGAAGCGAGTATATAAGAAAAAAAGGTTTTACATACAGAGATTTTGAAGAAATGGGCTATCAACTTGTAGTTGTCGAACTGGAGGCAAGATACTATGGTTCCGCAACCTACGACGACCTGATTACTGTTAGAACCGGCATATCCGAGCTAAAATCAAGAGGGCTTACATTCCATTATGAGATATACAAAAACGGCAACATGATAGTGGAAGGAAGGACAAAGCACATCTGTTTAAACGCAGGTAAAAAGCCTGTATTAATACCCTCGCCCCTTGTTGAAATCCTGAAGGATGTCAAACCCCGATAA
- a CDS encoding class I SAM-dependent methyltransferase: MKTDTPFTHCFTVSNFLFTKADRCVINPRMNETIKSYANLAFHRKISDLIKEHSENKEDIRNIAKNEIKWDKTHTMLDLGCGYGWFEEGLEEGLDLAFGIDCLDENKAGFLKAADKIAKKAIFERIQLPSPIEMPPDSFDLIVSAYSLYFFPGALSEAKRLLCPEGVFLVITHSESMLIEGEDFFNFSNLREVIRHFSAENGETILKKYFSRIKSIDYPNALMFTKNDSSHLAQYIDFKKEFISKDVNPEVVREKMLAELKERGNVKFNKDDRIFIAKK; encoded by the coding sequence ATGAAAACTGATACCCCGTTCACGCATTGCTTTACTGTGAGCAACTTTTTATTTACAAAAGCAGACCGCTGCGTTATAAATCCAAGGATGAACGAGACGATAAAAAGCTATGCAAATTTGGCGTTCCACAGGAAAATCAGCGATCTTATCAAGGAACATTCCGAAAATAAGGAAGATATAAGAAATATTGCAAAAAATGAGATTAAATGGGACAAAACCCACACCATGCTCGACCTCGGATGCGGTTACGGCTGGTTTGAGGAAGGACTCGAGGAAGGACTTGACCTTGCTTTCGGTATCGACTGTCTTGATGAAAACAAAGCAGGTTTTTTAAAAGCAGCCGATAAAATTGCAAAGAAAGCAATTTTTGAAAGGATACAACTGCCTTCACCAATCGAAATGCCCCCGGACTCCTTTGATCTGATTGTGTCGGCATACTCGCTCTATTTTTTTCCAGGAGCACTATCCGAAGCAAAGAGGCTTCTTTGCCCCGAAGGGGTATTTCTTGTCATAACTCATAGCGAATCCATGCTTATAGAAGGAGAAGATTTCTTTAATTTCAGCAATTTAAGAGAGGTTATCAGGCATTTTTCCGCAGAGAACGGAGAGACCATTCTAAAAAAATATTTCAGCAGAATAAAATCAATTGATTACCCGAACGCTTTGATGTTCACAAAAAATGATAGTAGCCATCTTGCACAATACATCGATTTTAAGAAAGAATTTATATCGAAGGATGTCAACCCTGAGGTTGTCAGGGAAAAAATGCTGGCAGAGTTGAAAGAAAGAGGCAATGTGAAATTTAATAAGGACGACAGGATCTTTATAGCGAAAAAATGA
- a CDS encoding glycosyltransferase family 9 protein has protein sequence MSNPDNILVIRLSSLGDVLMSIPAVMAIRKTYNDARILWLVEGSVSKFLSYQSFIDGVIEFPRQSIVKAIKKRDPLRAVKEMNAFLERLRQVNYDIIADFHGIIKSAIFSVLARGNRRIGFGKIYAKEKSHLFYGEKVTAGNNRIHKVEKNMLIAQYLGAGKEAPEVNLFVPSEVESYVDSFFSEAGISGPVFAVNPFSSSGSSYKRWDIRHYGELNKKINNEIGGHVLILWGPGEKEEAEYLRQISGNRSLLSCPTDVPQLFALLKKADMYIGGDTGVMHLAVFADTPVVAIFGPTDVSINAPYGQNNIIIRKELPCSPCKNKKCQNRKCVEDITVDEVFEAVVKMYRKSISNN, from the coding sequence ATGTCAAACCCCGATAATATTCTGGTGATCCGATTAAGCTCCCTGGGCGATGTACTTATGAGCATCCCCGCTGTTATGGCTATCAGAAAAACATATAATGATGCCCGTATTTTATGGCTTGTTGAGGGTTCTGTCAGCAAGTTTCTTTCATATCAGAGCTTTATCGACGGTGTGATAGAATTTCCAAGGCAGAGTATTGTTAAAGCCATTAAAAAAAGAGATCCTCTTCGGGCAGTGAAAGAGATGAATGCCTTTTTAGAGAGGCTGAGACAGGTAAACTATGATATTATTGCCGATTTTCACGGAATAATCAAAAGTGCAATATTTTCGGTTCTTGCCCGTGGAAACAGAAGGATTGGTTTTGGAAAGATATATGCAAAGGAAAAAAGCCACCTTTTTTACGGTGAAAAGGTTACTGCCGGCAATAACAGGATTCATAAAGTTGAAAAAAATATGCTGATTGCACAATACCTTGGTGCCGGCAAAGAAGCTCCAGAGGTGAATCTTTTTGTCCCCTCTGAAGTGGAAAGCTATGTAGACAGTTTTTTTTCAGAGGCAGGTATTTCCGGGCCTGTTTTTGCAGTAAACCCTTTCTCCAGCAGTGGAAGCTCATATAAAAGATGGGATATCAGGCATTATGGAGAATTAAATAAAAAGATAAATAATGAAATAGGCGGCCATGTGTTGATATTGTGGGGCCCCGGCGAAAAAGAAGAAGCGGAATATTTAAGGCAGATTTCAGGTAATCGGTCATTATTATCCTGCCCGACAGATGTGCCGCAGCTTTTTGCACTTTTGAAGAAGGCTGATATGTATATCGGCGGCGATACCGGTGTTATGCACCTTGCAGTATTTGCAGACACGCCTGTTGTTGCAATATTCGGCCCTACGGATGTCAGCATTAACGCCCCTTATGGTCAGAATAACATAATAATAAGAAAGGAACTGCCCTGCAGCCCCTGTAAAAACAAGAAGTGCCAAAACAGAAAGTGCGTTGAAGATATTACGGTAGATGAGGTTTTTGAGGCAGTCGTAAAGATGTACAGGAAAAGCATCAGCAATAACTGA
- a CDS encoding septum formation initiator family protein: MLDETIKKYGLAILMIALMFSLLFADGGIIGYIKTKMEIRKVNGEIQKFEKENIVLMREMERLQKDDKYLEDVVRTKYGFLREGEKLYMVEKEK; encoded by the coding sequence ATGCTTGACGAAACAATAAAAAAGTATGGTCTTGCCATACTTATGATTGCATTGATGTTTTCACTGCTTTTTGCTGACGGTGGTATTATTGGATATATTAAAACGAAAATGGAAATAAGAAAGGTAAATGGCGAAATACAAAAGTTTGAAAAAGAGAATATTGTCCTGATGCGTGAGATGGAAAGACTCCAGAAGGACGACAAATATCTTGAAGATGTGGTAAGAACGAAATACGGTTTTTTGCGTGAAGGCGAAAAACTTTACATGGTTGAGAAAGAAAAATAG